The Apium graveolens cultivar Ventura chromosome 3, ASM990537v1, whole genome shotgun sequence sequence AACCGGATCTAGTATTTCGGATCATTTTCGGTTTTAATAATTTCCTGGTCGATTTAAATTAATTTACGAATATTTATCGGATTGtataatttaaattttgaattgaATCACAGTTTCATGAATTTGGATTCGGTTATTCGTATTCAGACCCAAATTGTCGAGTTTTGCATTGGAGGTTAAGCTGATTTCAAAATCGTATTTTTGCAAAATTTTAAGAAATtatatgtttacaaataaaaatattaaaaaacgtatttttgtaaaaacaaattttaaaattcatatttttcaaaaaatctctgattatctatactatattataatacacgaaacattaaaagtttggtagtctTGGTACTTGctaaaattacttaattacccttacttaattatttaagTTTAATTATTGGATcaatcaattctaattctaattgaaaTTGAGTCAACTTACTCTAttgttttaccaatttcaattatattttatatcaaactCTATATTACTATAATTTATATCAAActcaacttcttctaccaatctatactatattataatagacgaaacattaaaaatttggtagtcggtcggtcggtacttgctaaAATTAGTTAATTACTCTTACTTAATTATTCTAAGTCTAATTATTGGATcaatcaattctaattctaatagATATTGAAGTCAATTTACTCTGTTAGTTTACCaatttcaattatattttatatcaaactctatatcattaaaatttatattaaattcaacttcttttaccaatttatattttaatatactatattataatagacgaaacattaaaaaatTGGTAGTCCgtcggtcggtacttgctaaaattacttaattacccttacttaattattctaaGTCTAATTATTGGATCGAtcaattctaattgatattgaagtcaatttACTTTATTGGTTTACCGGTTTCAATTATATGTTATATcaaactctatatcattataatttttattaaattcaatttcttctaccaatttatattttaaatcataacgagttctatattattctaatttgttacttcggtctaattaaatttaagcaaactaaatatcattattaagatttagttgatatatcatgtgaatcgggctaagataaaataataatattatccatcctcctaaaaaattatactaattaacttggataaataaaataatatattttatttatccaggataaaaaaatacattatacaattgattcaaattaacaaaaaacaaaaataaaaatacaattcgaccaacaaaaataaaatcatatatactaattattcagtcttaaacaaaattatcttattgatccacacttaaaaataaaataaaattaaagtaaaaataattagtttgatttggtcgaTGTATTTAGCATCGgcctaaaataaaataatgtaaatcactgattcgagataaatcaaattaatattagactaagtataattcgtatcctattgatgtgaactaaaaaatcaaattttaattaaaacataatttttttttaaaatacacataaaattatcaataaaactatatcgttcaatgAGTAATATTgtaattttcaaatatcttatttagaattatagttaatcgattaagtaatcatcATACTAAAATATTACTTTTTACGGTCCGAACCTAATaaagacattatatttttaccctcaataaaatgatagtttcaatataataatattttcgtcttaccaatgctatcactttaaataagtttaaatgttttAAAAAGTTATGAATATATACACctactaatataattatcatgaaatcatattatttaaagttttaaataaacaaaattaagaattgaattcaaaaaattttaaaaataatataatattaaaaaattctATGCAATTCGTGGATAGCACGGGTTTTAAGTAGTATAATTAACGGGAATATGCCATATTTGAAGGGTATTAACTTAacatttcaaatttattttatagttGAAAATTACCTCTATAAATTTAAGACTTGCACATATAAAACACCACACACAGGAATAACTTGAAGGTTCATTACGCTATTGCGTTAACATCAATGGAAGAGACAGGCATCTCTAGAGCTTCAAGCTGTCGTGGTGTTGCATTTGAAGCTAAATCTTACACAAACAATTACAACCTTAACGTTTCAGCTTTAACTCGAAAAGAACACATTCAATCCGAGAGATGGATTCGTCCTGCATGGACAGAAAAAATGACTAAGGTGTTTCCTGGCTCCAATTCGCTGAGGAGATCATTAGGCATTTGGAGCAGGCACTTTTGTGATCTCGAAGtcgatgaagatgaagatgaggATGCAAGTATAATGGACCTCGAAAACAATCAGCATTTAGTCGGCCAAGTAAATGCCTACAAGCAGTTGCCGAAGCCTGTACTGAAAAAAGATAGACTATCGGTGATTCTTCGTGATCAAGGCTTCTTTACAGTTTACCAGCGCTTGTTTGTAGTTAGTCTGTTACTCAATATCGTCGGAATGGTGATGGCAGCAACTGATCATTTTACTTATGGTAGTCAAAAGCCAGCCGTTTTCCCCATTGGCAATATATTGGCCTTGACATTGTGCAGAAATGAGGCCTTTTTAAGGTGTGTTTTTTGGCTGGCAGTTAAGGTGTTCGGGAGGGCATGGATTCCGCTTTGGATCAAGACGTCGACAACTGCATTTCTCCAATCACTTGGTGGAATACATAGTGGTTGTGGTGTTTCTTCCATAATTTGGCTTGTTTATGCAATTATTCTTGCCATTCGAAACAGAGAAGAATCATCGCTTTTGACAATCTATGTTGCCTTTGCTATTCTCTTTTTGGTTTTGTTATCTTCTTTGGCAGCGTTCCCTCTTGTCCGTCATCTCCATCACAATGTTTTTGAACGAATTCACCGCTTTGCAGGTTGGTTAGCTCTTGTGTTAGTTTGGCTCTTCATTGTTCTCACCCTTTCTTACGAGCCTTCTTCAAAACTCTACCATTTTCGTCTCTCTAAGTATGTAAAAGCGCCAGAATTATGGCTGACATTAGTCATAACATGTCTCATAATCTTACCATGGCTGACAGTAAAACGAGTCCCGGTAAATATCTCATCCCCTTCTGGTCATGCCTCAATTATAAAATTTGAGGGCGGAGTGAAAGCCGGATTACTAGGAAGAATCAGCCCATCACCCTTCTCGGAGTGGCATGCATTCGGGATCATTTCAGACGGAAAAGATGAGCACATGATGTTAGCTGGTGCAGTTGGGGACTTCACCATGTCACTAGTCTCCAACCCTCCAACACATCTTTGGATTCGTACTCTGCACTTTGCAGGCTTGCCTTACTTGGTCAATTTATACGAAAGAGTTGTTTTAGTAGCCACAGGCTCCGGAATATGTGTGTTTTTATCGTTTCTTATGCAGCCTTCCCGGACTGAGGTGTGCTTAGTTTGGGTGGCCAAAGGGGTGGAACAAAATTTTGGAACTGAAATCAAGAATTATGTGAGTGGATTTCCAAAGGACAGGGTTATCGTGCACGATACAGATGTGCTAGGGAGGCCTAATGTAGCTGAGATGAGCGTTGATGTGGCGAAAAAATGGAAGGCAGAGGTTGTGATAGTTACAAGTAATCCTGAGGGCAGTAGAGATGTTGTACATGCATGCAAGGCTTCTGGGATTCCTGCATTTGGTCCAATCTGGGATTCCTAGTATTCTTAGTAACTCCATTGAATCTGCTTTGTTCAGTGTGTTGGAATGTTTTACGCTTTTTATCTTTTTACCCTGAAAAGAAGCTGATATAGTTATTACATTGTCAACAGTTGTTTTAGCTAGTGTGGTTTCTGTCAATGCGGTTGCAGTGTTAGCAACTGACTAAACTCAAGCTTTTACGCAAGTGTGTGTTTTTAGTTTGGAAATGCTCAAACGCAGATAGTGTGATACTGCTGTCTGCTTGGCATCTCAAATCTACAAAGTGCAAAGTGTTGATATagaactaaattatttattttcaaataacTAATTTGAAATACTCAATTCTTTTCAAATCATCCAATGATGGCTCATATTCTCATATTAATTTGGTCCCTAATAAACTCTATAAATATTTCTTTGGAGTCTCGGTTAACTTTCGACCCTATTTCACAATTAGTTGATTGAATttatatgttttgaataaacCTGTTTGGTAAATAAATGTTTTATTTACTCGCTTATTGTACTATTTACTTGAAAAAATTCCTCTTAGTAGCTTTTTCAAAATTAGCTTTTGAGAATAAAAAACTATTTCAAAAAGATAACTACCAAACAATAATATTAGAGGTTTCATTTGATCAAATCTCTAATTTGATTCAAAAAGTTATTTTCGTGAAAAAAAAAATAACTTTCAAATACTGCTTATTTTTTTACTGCTTCAGACTTGGTAGTATAACTGCAAGAGCGCAGTTTAAAGTTGTAAATTTTAGTGGCAATTGTTTGGAAAGTGAaatttaatcaaaacaaaaaAGTACCCTTTGTTTTCTTTTTGCACGTATTTGAAAATACATTGACCGGATacttaaaattattaattatgaaattttcTGCAGTGTTGTTTCAAATTGGTTGCAAGAAGTAATGACATTAAAAATAAAAGTACTGTGATTTATTAACTAGAACACAATAACCAGGAAAGCAAAGTAGGTACTAACAGTCAAGAATAATACTCAGGATCTTCACGAAATCTAGGAGGGGTGTACCTTAGCTTGATGGTCAGCTGGAATGGAGGTCTTCTCAAGACTACCACTAAAAACTGTCTAAAGTTAGCCGAATGGTTGATGCTCAGTTTCAACCAGCTCAGGGACTACTTTCTAGGAGGCCTGACTATCCAGCTCAATCAGGTTCCAGACACACAACTTAACATATCGAATTGCCAAACACCGTCTTCCTTGTCGCCTCATCAACAGTTAACGGTTATGATCTATGTTTACATCTTCCAAAACACAATATAGAGGATACATCTTACATCTGCTCTTGTGGAAATAAAAGTTCAATAAGAAGTGTATGAAAGCAGAATAATTGGTATTAGACAACTTCCGCAAGAAAATAGTTAGCTAGGAAAAATTAGTAGTCACAAAAACTGGAAAAAAAACATCGACAAAAACAAAGAAGAAGAATGTGTAATTCCAATTAAAATAATCAGAATTCTTTCAAATGAATAACACACTTGTCCCTGCTAAAGC is a genomic window containing:
- the LOC141713823 gene encoding adenylate-forming reductase 03009-like, with the translated sequence MEETGISRASSCRGVAFEAKSYTNNYNLNVSALTRKEHIQSERWIRPAWTEKMTKVFPGSNSLRRSLGIWSRHFCDLEVDEDEDEDASIMDLENNQHLVGQVNAYKQLPKPVLKKDRLSVILRDQGFFTVYQRLFVVSLLLNIVGMVMAATDHFTYGSQKPAVFPIGNILALTLCRNEAFLRCVFWLAVKVFGRAWIPLWIKTSTTAFLQSLGGIHSGCGVSSIIWLVYAIILAIRNREESSLLTIYVAFAILFLVLLSSLAAFPLVRHLHHNVFERIHRFAGWLALVLVWLFIVLTLSYEPSSKLYHFRLSKYVKAPELWLTLVITCLIILPWLTVKRVPVNISSPSGHASIIKFEGGVKAGLLGRISPSPFSEWHAFGIISDGKDEHMMLAGAVGDFTMSLVSNPPTHLWIRTLHFAGLPYLVNLYERVVLVATGSGICVFLSFLMQPSRTEVCLVWVAKGVEQNFGTEIKNYVSGFPKDRVIVHDTDVLGRPNVAEMSVDVAKKWKAEVVIVTSNPEGSRDVVHACKASGIPAFGPIWDS